One Neochlamydia sp. AcF84 DNA segment encodes these proteins:
- a CDS encoding sodium-translocating pyrophosphatase, with product MLSYEDGFLIVCGLLALFYGILTIRSVLSLSTGNERMQEIAAAIQEGARAYLNRQYQTIGLVGILVFALLTWLLGWYVSVGFLIGAVLSGLTGYIGMNISVRANVRTTEAAKQGLQQALNVSFKSGAITGLLVVGFGLIGTAGYYIFLKNSTIPARELLESLVALGFGASLISIFARLGGGIFTKGADVGADLVGKIEAGIPEDDPRNPAVIADNVGDNVGDCAGMAADLFETYVVTIVGTMLLAGMFFQDIILEKMMYYPLAICAVCVIASIIGTFFVRLGTTHDIMKALYKGFFATAVFSAMAIAGLTHWLLGFDIAYQANNHVFNGFNLFCCALTGLVVTGLLMWITEYYTLTKYRPVKSIAEASTTGHGTNVIQGLAVSLEATALPVVVICAGILVSYLNAGLFGIGVAATSMLALAGMVVALDAYGPVTDNAGGIAEMSNLPEAIRKTTDALDAVGNTTKAVTKGYAIGSAGFAALVLFAAFIQDLAHYFPENMASFHLQNPYTVVGLFIGGLLPYLFGAMCMMAVGRAAGAVVVEVRRQFKEISGIMQGTARPDYGRAVDMLTKAAIKQMIVPSLLPVCAPFLVYFVILYVAGQNEAFVTLGAMLLGVVVTGLFVGLSMTSGGGAWDNAKKLIEEGNYGGKGSLAHHAAITGDTVGDPYKDTAGPAINPMIKIVNIVALLLLAILAAWN from the coding sequence ATGTTGTCATACGAAGATGGATTTTTAATCGTATGCGGCCTTTTAGCCTTGTTCTACGGAATTTTGACAATACGTTCTGTCTTATCCCTAAGCACAGGTAATGAAAGGATGCAAGAAATAGCAGCAGCTATTCAAGAGGGGGCTCGTGCCTATTTAAATCGTCAATATCAAACGATTGGTCTAGTGGGAATCTTAGTATTTGCACTTTTAACCTGGTTATTGGGTTGGTATGTAAGCGTGGGCTTTTTAATTGGAGCTGTTTTATCTGGGCTAACAGGCTATATTGGCATGAATATCTCTGTGCGAGCAAATGTTCGTACTACAGAAGCTGCAAAGCAAGGTCTTCAGCAAGCCTTAAATGTATCCTTCAAATCGGGAGCCATTACGGGTCTTTTGGTGGTTGGCTTTGGTTTAATAGGGACCGCAGGATATTACATTTTTTTAAAAAATTCTACCATTCCTGCTCGTGAACTTCTTGAATCTCTCGTCGCTTTAGGTTTTGGTGCTTCCTTGATTTCCATTTTTGCTCGCTTAGGAGGAGGAATTTTTACTAAAGGAGCAGACGTCGGTGCAGACTTAGTAGGAAAAATTGAGGCAGGTATTCCAGAAGATGATCCCCGTAATCCAGCTGTTATTGCTGATAATGTAGGGGATAATGTAGGGGATTGTGCAGGAATGGCAGCAGACCTTTTTGAGACATATGTAGTGACCATCGTAGGGACTATGCTTCTTGCTGGCATGTTTTTTCAAGATATTATCTTAGAAAAAATGATGTATTATCCTTTAGCTATTTGCGCAGTTTGCGTAATAGCTTCTATTATCGGGACATTTTTCGTACGTCTTGGAACTACTCATGATATTATGAAAGCTCTTTATAAAGGATTTTTTGCTACCGCAGTCTTTTCTGCCATGGCTATTGCAGGGTTGACTCATTGGCTGCTAGGCTTTGATATTGCTTATCAAGCAAACAATCATGTTTTTAATGGATTTAATCTTTTTTGTTGTGCGCTTACTGGTCTGGTGGTAACAGGTCTACTTATGTGGATTACAGAATATTATACTTTGACAAAGTATAGGCCTGTGAAAAGTATTGCAGAAGCATCTACAACAGGACATGGCACGAATGTTATCCAAGGCTTAGCTGTCTCTTTAGAGGCTACAGCCCTTCCAGTCGTGGTAATTTGTGCTGGTATTCTCGTCTCCTACTTGAATGCAGGCTTATTTGGGATTGGGGTGGCAGCTACAAGTATGTTAGCCTTAGCCGGAATGGTCGTTGCTTTGGATGCCTATGGTCCTGTGACAGATAATGCGGGAGGCATTGCAGAAATGAGTAATTTGCCAGAAGCTATTCGTAAAACTACAGATGCGCTTGATGCTGTGGGAAATACCACTAAAGCTGTAACAAAAGGTTATGCTATAGGTTCAGCTGGCTTTGCTGCACTTGTCCTTTTTGCCGCCTTTATACAAGACTTGGCTCACTATTTTCCTGAAAATATGGCGAGCTTCCATTTGCAAAACCCTTATACAGTAGTAGGTTTGTTTATCGGTGGCCTTCTTCCCTATCTATTCGGAGCTATGTGTATGATGGCTGTAGGCCGTGCAGCGGGCGCTGTAGTCGTAGAAGTACGCCGTCAATTCAAAGAGATCTCAGGAATTATGCAAGGAACTGCACGTCCGGATTATGGAAGAGCTGTCGACATGCTGACAAAAGCTGCAATCAAACAAATGATTGTTCCTTCCTTGCTGCCAGTATGCGCTCCTTTTCTAGTCTATTTTGTAATTCTATATGTTGCAGGGCAAAATGAAGCCTTTGTCACCCTAGGCGCAATGCTTCTTGGGGTAGTAGTGACAGGGCTTTTCGTAGGTTTATCTATGACCTCTGGTGGAGGCGCATGGGATAATGCTAAGAAGCTAATTGAAGAAGGAAATTATGGTGGAAAAGGTTCTCTTGCTCACCATGCTGCTATCACCGGGGATACTGTCGGCGATCCTTATAAAGACACGGCAGGTCCTGCAATTAATCCCATGATAAAAATTGTTAATATTGTCGCTCTTCTCTTGCTAGCTATTCTTGCAGCATGGAATTAA
- a CDS encoding Y-family DNA polymerase codes for MSSIGRNKLMYALVDCNNFYVSCERVFNPHLMGKPVVVLSSNDGCIIARSKEAKFLGILMGAPAFGYRDLFRKYDVKVLSSNYTLYGDMSHRVMRTLQQFSPEIDIYSIDEAFLRVDAVDKEAYCREIQRIILQHTGIPTSIGLAPTMTLAKIANDMAKRYSVCQNVFSMETMEVCEKVLRQLSVDEIWGIGKKISSYLHRQNIHTASEFKNSEDLWIKKNLSVTGLRIAWELRGVSCLSLKEAPASKKSITCSRSFSKAVSDLNELLEAISTYVSIAAEKLRKQQSKASFIDVFLMTNKHHQSPYYYNNMQITLPQPSDYTPKMITYAKEGVTRLFREGFLYKKTGLTLGGLVSKGDYQLDLFEENHFSNKKEQVLINLIDQLNHQYGRRVIKMAAEGIKQPWKARQENCSPRYTTCWQDILTIQI; via the coding sequence ATGTCATCCATCGGCCGCAATAAACTTATGTATGCTTTGGTGGATTGTAATAATTTTTATGTTTCTTGTGAGAGAGTTTTCAATCCACATTTGATGGGAAAGCCGGTAGTAGTGCTCTCGAGCAATGATGGGTGTATTATAGCTCGTTCCAAAGAAGCTAAATTTTTAGGGATCTTAATGGGTGCTCCCGCTTTTGGGTATAGAGATTTATTTAGAAAATATGATGTAAAAGTTTTATCCTCTAATTATACTCTATATGGTGATATGTCTCATCGTGTGATGCGCACGTTGCAGCAATTTTCACCCGAAATAGATATATACTCTATCGATGAGGCTTTTTTAAGGGTAGATGCTGTAGATAAGGAAGCTTATTGCAGAGAAATTCAGCGCATCATCCTCCAACATACAGGGATACCCACATCTATTGGCCTAGCGCCTACCATGACTCTTGCTAAAATAGCCAATGATATGGCTAAAAGATATTCTGTTTGCCAAAATGTTTTTTCCATGGAAACTATGGAAGTGTGCGAAAAGGTGCTGCGCCAACTTTCTGTTGATGAGATTTGGGGGATTGGAAAGAAAATTTCCTCTTACCTCCATCGCCAGAATATACACACAGCCAGTGAGTTTAAAAATTCTGAGGACTTATGGATAAAAAAAAATCTTTCAGTCACAGGCTTACGAATAGCATGGGAACTGCGAGGAGTATCATGCCTATCTTTAAAAGAAGCTCCGGCATCTAAAAAATCCATCACTTGTTCACGCTCTTTTAGTAAAGCTGTTTCAGATTTAAATGAGTTGCTAGAAGCTATTTCAACGTATGTTTCCATAGCAGCTGAGAAATTGCGTAAACAGCAGAGCAAAGCTTCATTTATAGATGTATTTTTGATGACTAATAAGCATCATCAGTCTCCTTACTATTACAATAACATGCAAATTACTTTACCTCAACCTAGCGACTATACACCCAAAATGATCACTTATGCTAAGGAAGGTGTAACTCGCCTATTTCGCGAAGGTTTTTTATATAAAAAGACAGGTTTGACTCTGGGAGGTCTAGTATCAAAAGGTGATTATCAACTTGACCTTTTTGAAGAAAATCATTTTAGCAATAAAAAAGAGCAAGTCTTAATAAATCTAATAGATCAATTAAATCATCAATATGGCCGCCGAGTAATAAAAATGGCTGCAGAAGGCATTAAGCAGCCATGGAAAGCTAGGCAAGAAAATTGCTCTCCTCGTTATACTACCTGCTGGCAAGATATCTTAACTATACAGATATAA
- the umuD gene encoding translesion error-prone DNA polymerase V autoproteolytic subunit, giving the protein MKTQTMDEIFYSSSSAAKKLLIPLFQDSVSAGFPSPAENYIEKRLDLNELMVKHPASTFFVRVQGDSMREAGVCSGDILVVDRSLAPLSGKIIVAIVNGEFMVRRYVLGSQGIQLVSAHPSSSILYVNATLDFQVWGVVTYVIHRPQ; this is encoded by the coding sequence ATGAAAACACAGACGATGGATGAAATTTTTTATTCAAGCTCTTCAGCTGCCAAAAAGCTATTGATTCCCTTATTCCAAGATAGTGTTTCGGCAGGTTTCCCTTCACCAGCAGAAAATTATATAGAAAAGCGTTTGGATTTAAACGAGCTGATGGTCAAGCATCCTGCAAGCACGTTTTTTGTACGGGTGCAAGGTGATTCTATGCGTGAAGCGGGGGTTTGTTCAGGAGATATTCTGGTGGTAGACCGAAGTTTAGCACCTTTAAGTGGCAAAATCATCGTAGCTATTGTAAATGGCGAATTTATGGTCAGACGCTATGTATTAGGGTCCCAAGGCATACAGCTAGTTTCAGCTCATCCATCCTCTTCGATTTTATACGTAAATGCTACTCTTGATTTTCAAGTATGGGGGGTGGTTACTTATGTCATCCATCGGCCGCAATAA
- a CDS encoding ABC-F family ATP-binding cassette domain-containing protein, translated as MSNTVYINCDNISKSFGTHHLFKGISAGIFQGDKIGIIGPNGAGKSTFMKILAGKESADEGTVAIRRNLRIAYVSQMTSYPDQSIYEILRETLNSNDPHLAPHEAAIRIESIMSKTGFPDIQQSAKLLSGGWRKRLDIAKGLICDPQLLLLDEPTNHLDLEGIQWLEKLLQQENLTFMVISHDRYFLAKISSRMFELNAQFPKGLFTAVGNYEDFLLRREQFLSGQAQYQKSLSSKVRYEQEWLKQSPKARTTKAQARIQQAGKLIDELADVQTRNKQTRSLINFTSTDRLTQKLLVTKNLSKSVDNKLLFSKLDLTLSPGMRLGIIGANGTGKTTLLKMFAGMIPPDAGTIKLAEGLRIVYFDQHRSQMPAHLTLREALATNGEYVSYRGQHIHVNSWSKRFLFSPDRLDLPISQLSGGENARILIARLMLQPADILLLDEPTNDLDIPTLEVLEESLCEFTGAIVLITHDRYMMDKVCNVVLGLGLKEPIQLFADYSQWEKYKAKFDTLDSLKKEKPAEKAHDKTEPLIPKLSYKEKYELEQIEASIIKYEGQEKKLHEDIESASDANLLQKSCIELNQVQAELEKLYERWQFLASKQT; from the coding sequence GTGAGCAATACCGTTTATATTAACTGTGACAATATAAGTAAATCCTTTGGAACTCATCATTTATTTAAAGGTATCTCCGCCGGCATTTTTCAAGGAGATAAAATTGGAATTATTGGGCCCAATGGGGCTGGAAAATCTACCTTTATGAAAATTTTGGCTGGTAAAGAAAGTGCCGACGAAGGGACAGTAGCGATTAGACGCAATTTACGGATTGCTTATGTCTCTCAAATGACTTCTTATCCAGATCAATCAATTTATGAAATTCTAAGAGAAACTTTAAACTCTAATGATCCTCATTTAGCACCTCATGAAGCAGCCATACGTATTGAATCTATTATGAGTAAAACTGGATTTCCAGACATCCAACAAAGTGCTAAACTTTTGTCAGGAGGTTGGAGAAAACGCTTAGATATTGCCAAAGGGCTTATTTGCGATCCTCAATTACTACTTTTAGACGAGCCTACTAACCACTTAGATCTAGAAGGCATTCAATGGCTTGAAAAATTGCTCCAGCAGGAAAATCTGACCTTTATGGTAATAAGCCATGATAGATATTTTTTAGCCAAGATATCGTCCCGCATGTTTGAATTAAATGCTCAATTTCCTAAGGGGCTATTTACGGCAGTAGGCAATTATGAAGACTTCCTACTGAGGAGAGAACAATTTTTAAGTGGCCAGGCGCAGTACCAAAAATCTTTATCATCCAAAGTACGTTATGAGCAGGAATGGCTAAAGCAATCTCCTAAAGCACGCACGACTAAGGCCCAGGCTCGCATTCAACAAGCAGGCAAGCTAATTGATGAGCTAGCAGATGTTCAAACAAGAAATAAGCAAACACGCTCTCTTATTAATTTTACTTCTACTGACCGTTTAACCCAAAAGCTGCTCGTTACCAAAAACCTCTCCAAATCTGTGGATAATAAATTGTTATTTTCTAAGTTAGATCTTACTCTTTCTCCTGGAATGCGCCTAGGAATCATTGGAGCTAATGGAACCGGCAAGACAACATTATTAAAGATGTTTGCAGGAATGATACCACCGGATGCAGGAACAATTAAATTGGCAGAAGGCTTGCGTATTGTCTATTTTGACCAACACCGTTCTCAGATGCCTGCTCACCTTACTTTGAGAGAAGCTCTAGCAACCAACGGAGAATATGTAAGTTATCGGGGACAACATATTCATGTCAATTCTTGGAGCAAGCGCTTTTTGTTTTCTCCTGATCGTTTAGATTTACCTATTAGCCAATTATCCGGGGGAGAGAATGCTCGTATATTGATTGCTCGTTTAATGCTACAGCCGGCAGATATATTATTGCTCGATGAACCTACCAATGATTTGGATATACCTACTCTTGAAGTCTTGGAAGAAAGTCTATGTGAATTTACTGGTGCGATAGTTCTTATTACACACGATCGCTACATGATGGATAAAGTTTGCAATGTGGTTTTAGGATTAGGGTTAAAGGAGCCTATTCAGCTTTTTGCTGACTATTCTCAATGGGAAAAATATAAAGCTAAATTTGATACTCTCGATAGCCTTAAAAAAGAAAAGCCAGCTGAGAAAGCTCATGATAAAACTGAGCCTTTAATACCTAAACTATCCTACAAAGAAAAATATGAATTAGAGCAAATAGAAGCGAGCATCATTAAATACGAGGGTCAAGAAAAAAAACTTCATGAAGACATAGAAAGTGCTTCGGATGCTAACTTGCTACAGAAAAGCTGTATTGAATTAAATCAGGTGCAAGCAGAGTTGGAAAAACTTTATGAGCGTTGGCAATTTCTTGCCAGTAAACAAACTTGA
- a CDS encoding phage holin family protein: MKKIVSLIVNSVAIFITANLLPGIRLPNFRNALGVALALGLINTFVRPLLLILTFPLTILTLGLSTLFVSAFCVMLASWIVPGFFVNDAFSALAFAVVVAIINTFISFFIKKG; the protein is encoded by the coding sequence ATGAAAAAAATTGTTTCATTAATTGTAAACAGCGTAGCTATCTTTATTACTGCTAATCTTTTACCTGGCATTCGCCTTCCAAATTTTAGAAATGCTCTAGGTGTTGCTCTAGCCTTAGGGCTTATCAATACTTTTGTTCGCCCTCTTTTATTAATTTTAACTTTTCCTCTTACAATCTTAACATTAGGCTTATCCACCTTATTTGTTTCCGCTTTTTGCGTTATGTTAGCTTCTTGGATAGTTCCAGGGTTTTTTGTAAATGACGCGTTTTCGGCGCTAGCTTTTGCTGTGGTAGTGGCTATTATCAATACTTTTATTAGCTTTTTTATAAAAAAGGGGTAA
- a CDS encoding small basic protein — translation MSRHPSFGKANKGATKRNVLKRFERIDVLKKLGRWDAEKKTRITGLPKTPVL, via the coding sequence ATGTCAAGACATCCAAGCTTTGGAAAAGCCAACAAAGGGGCCACCAAACGTAACGTTTTAAAAAGATTTGAAAGAATCGATGTATTAAAAAAATTAGGACGCTGGGATGCGGAAAAGAAAACTCGCATAACAGGTTTACCTAAAACACCAGTTCTTTAG
- the ybeY gene encoding rRNA maturation RNase YbeY, whose product MQIHVYNKQKNFSFSLRLVKKIADAVIKLENQRCDELSIYFVTPLVISKLHQQYFDDPSITDCISFPMDTNDHGEAPEKYRILGEIFVCPQTAFEYAKKHLGDPYEECTLYIVHGLLHLMGYEDTERKKKLIMRKAEKKHMINLKKLNLLLLPK is encoded by the coding sequence GTGCAAATACACGTCTACAATAAGCAAAAAAACTTTTCTTTTTCTCTTCGGTTAGTCAAAAAAATTGCTGATGCTGTTATTAAGCTAGAAAACCAAAGGTGTGATGAGCTATCTATATATTTTGTAACACCTCTTGTAATTTCTAAGCTACATCAGCAATATTTTGATGATCCCTCGATAACTGACTGTATCTCTTTCCCTATGGATACGAATGATCATGGAGAAGCTCCGGAGAAATATAGAATTTTAGGAGAAATTTTTGTTTGCCCTCAAACTGCATTTGAATATGCTAAAAAACATTTAGGCGATCCTTACGAAGAATGTACTCTATATATTGTGCATGGGCTGCTTCATTTGATGGGATACGAGGATACGGAAAGAAAGAAAAAGCTGATTATGCGAAAAGCAGAAAAAAAACACATGATTAACTTAAAGAAACTTAATCTGTTACTATTACCTAAATAG
- a CDS encoding hemolysin family protein, with amino-acid sequence MHKKDAQKQIKAMDSFFLYRSFHHIFFPHHEYESLFFTAICAQNLVRFGYTACGIIFLLQTSLFASLHQRPHYLNASWIVISLLILILASFVLGDYLPRLLGTHLPEKALKIGLSFSSVYFFLAFPLAFIFLRISHLRSYDLYFDSTQVPSAQAKKEIIELIQEAEVSPILNPLDKKLIESVLTFKERCAREVMVPRLNMFSLSADTSIKEAAQLLQHEGYSRTPVYRHSLDNIVGVLMYKDILKKYMEYEEKKDPKILDTPIEAIQKSILYTPETKKISNLLQEFRQKQVHFAIVVDEYGSTEGVITIEDILEEIVGEIADEYDQEEETVKQLADGSWIIDAKMSIFDVEAQLGIQIPQEEEYDTVGGYVFHVAGAIPSTNFIIHHNNFELEILESSERSVEKVRIKPVESSPPLNEKE; translated from the coding sequence ATGCATAAAAAAGATGCTCAAAAGCAAATCAAAGCGATGGATTCTTTTTTTTTGTACAGATCCTTTCATCATATTTTTTTTCCACATCATGAATACGAAAGCCTATTTTTCACAGCAATTTGTGCACAGAACTTAGTGCGTTTTGGTTATACAGCGTGCGGCATTATTTTTCTTTTGCAGACGAGCCTCTTTGCCTCCCTTCACCAAAGGCCTCATTACCTGAATGCATCATGGATAGTTATAAGCCTTCTCATTTTAATCCTAGCCTCTTTTGTTTTGGGGGATTACCTACCAAGATTATTAGGTACACATCTACCGGAAAAGGCTCTCAAAATAGGGCTTTCTTTTTCATCTGTTTACTTTTTCCTTGCGTTTCCTCTAGCCTTTATTTTTCTAAGAATCTCCCATTTAAGATCTTATGATTTATACTTCGATTCAACACAGGTACCTAGTGCTCAAGCTAAAAAAGAAATTATTGAATTAATTCAGGAAGCAGAAGTTAGTCCCATCCTCAATCCTCTTGATAAAAAGCTTATAGAATCTGTGTTAACTTTTAAGGAACGCTGCGCTCGTGAAGTGATGGTGCCCCGCCTCAATATGTTTAGCTTATCCGCAGACACATCTATCAAAGAAGCAGCCCAGCTTTTGCAACATGAAGGGTATAGCCGTACGCCTGTGTATCGCCATTCATTGGACAATATCGTAGGAGTACTTATGTATAAGGATATTTTGAAAAAATACATGGAATATGAGGAAAAAAAAGATCCTAAGATTCTAGATACACCAATTGAAGCTATACAAAAAAGCATTTTGTATACTCCGGAGACAAAGAAAATTTCCAATCTTTTACAAGAATTTCGCCAAAAACAAGTTCATTTTGCTATTGTGGTTGATGAATATGGGAGCACGGAAGGGGTCATCACTATAGAAGATATATTGGAAGAAATTGTAGGAGAAATTGCAGATGAATATGATCAAGAAGAAGAAACTGTTAAACAATTAGCGGACGGCTCCTGGATTATTGATGCTAAAATGAGCATTTTCGATGTAGAGGCGCAGCTTGGCATTCAAATTCCCCAGGAAGAAGAATATGATACCGTGGGCGGCTATGTATTCCATGTGGCTGGCGCCATTCCCTCTACGAATTTTATCATCCATCATAATAATTTTGAGCTAGAGATTTTAGAATCTAGCGAGCGCTCAGTAGAAAAAGTGCGTATCAAACCCGTTGAATCTTCTCCTCCTCTAAATGAGAAAGAGTAA
- the def gene encoding peptide deformylase translates to MVINLAIRIAKKIVVSYLPLLLSLLFTAFMILQLAYYGDPILRKKTETIKEINSDLRQLAANMLDTMYAEKGIGLAGPQVRQSIAIFVTCVPTYINDETSLPGVERIFINPKILSYSEESDTLPEGCLSIPKVSGLVTRPLKIVVQAMDLDAKTFTEEFVGYEARCILHENDHLNGKLFIDRMASRTDRQNIESKLREIKRKYSFKS, encoded by the coding sequence ATGGTTATTAACCTAGCAATTAGGATTGCAAAAAAAATTGTAGTGAGTTATCTTCCCTTATTATTATCACTTTTATTCACAGCTTTTATGATTTTACAGCTTGCCTACTATGGAGATCCTATTCTTCGTAAAAAAACGGAGACCATTAAAGAAATTAATTCTGATTTACGCCAGCTTGCAGCCAATATGTTAGATACGATGTATGCAGAAAAAGGCATTGGGTTGGCAGGCCCTCAAGTCCGCCAATCTATTGCTATATTTGTTACCTGCGTCCCTACTTATATCAATGATGAGACTAGCCTTCCTGGAGTGGAAAGAATTTTTATTAATCCTAAAATTCTTTCCTATAGCGAAGAGAGCGACACATTACCAGAGGGCTGTCTTTCTATTCCTAAAGTTTCAGGGTTAGTTACGCGCCCTCTAAAAATTGTGGTACAAGCGATGGATTTAGATGCCAAAACATTTACCGAAGAATTTGTAGGTTATGAAGCTCGCTGCATTTTACACGAAAATGATCATCTCAATGGAAAATTATTTATTGATCGCATGGCAAGCCGAACAGACCGTCAGAATATAGAATCTAAACTTCGAGAAATTAAAAGGAAATATTCTTTTAAAAGCTAA
- the secG gene encoding preprotein translocase subunit SecG gives MTFLYYTTMVFFMMLCALLCFVILIQESKSSGLGASFGGEASESLFGTSTADVLKKFTAWLAVIFFAACIILSLWTNAIGRAKQVPSVPFTLENTEAH, from the coding sequence ATGACATTTTTATATTACACCACTATGGTTTTTTTCATGATGCTATGTGCTTTATTGTGCTTTGTCATTTTGATCCAAGAAAGCAAAAGCTCAGGGCTAGGAGCCTCTTTTGGGGGGGAAGCAAGCGAATCATTATTTGGAACATCTACCGCTGACGTTTTGAAAAAATTTACTGCTTGGCTAGCCGTAATCTTTTTTGCTGCTTGTATTATTCTCTCTTTATGGACTAATGCCATAGGCCGTGCCAAGCAGGTGCCAAGCGTGCCATTTACCCTAGAAAACACCGAAGCTCATTAA
- the tpiA gene encoding triose-phosphate isomerase — protein MTSASRPVVIAGNWKMYKTIEEAIAFIQELVSLLNTPQAQIYLAVPFTAIKATSEAAKDTVLVVGAQNINDASEGAFTGEIAGKMLKDAGAEFVIVGHSERRRLFHETDVLINKKVKRALQDNLQVIFCVGESKKEREAQQTHEVLARQLKEGLTDISAEQLKHIIIAYEPIWAIGMPQPAGVETAQEAQAFCRQLIKEGWGEKAAEQIIIQYGGAVKPENAKKFLEQPDVDGLLVGGASLSAKDFAQIINCYNSIYEEGMIK, from the coding sequence ATGACGTCCGCAAGCCGTCCAGTAGTCATTGCTGGCAATTGGAAAATGTATAAAACAATTGAGGAGGCTATAGCTTTTATTCAAGAGCTAGTGTCACTACTTAATACCCCTCAAGCCCAAATTTATTTAGCGGTACCTTTTACTGCTATTAAAGCAACTTCAGAAGCAGCAAAAGATACTGTTTTAGTCGTGGGAGCCCAAAACATAAATGATGCATCTGAAGGGGCTTTTACCGGGGAAATTGCCGGGAAAATGCTAAAAGATGCAGGGGCCGAATTTGTGATCGTAGGTCACTCCGAGCGGCGGCGCCTTTTCCATGAAACAGATGTCCTTATCAATAAAAAGGTTAAAAGGGCTTTACAGGATAATTTACAAGTAATTTTTTGCGTGGGTGAATCAAAAAAAGAGAGAGAGGCGCAACAGACTCATGAAGTGCTGGCTAGACAGCTCAAAGAGGGGCTGACGGATATTTCAGCAGAACAGCTCAAACATATTATTATAGCCTACGAGCCTATATGGGCTATAGGTATGCCTCAACCCGCAGGAGTTGAAACTGCCCAAGAAGCGCAAGCATTTTGCCGCCAGTTAATAAAAGAAGGCTGGGGTGAAAAAGCTGCTGAGCAGATTATTATTCAGTACGGGGGAGCGGTGAAACCAGAAAATGCAAAAAAATTTTTAGAGCAGCCCGATGTTGATGGTTTACTGGTAGGGGGAGCTTCTCTTTCAGCAAAAGATTTTGCTCAAATTATTAATTGTTATAACTCTATTTATGAAGAAGGGATGATTAAATGA